A genomic stretch from Desulfotignum balticum DSM 7044 includes:
- a CDS encoding DUF433 domain-containing protein, with protein sequence MDTNENLLSRITINPNIMVGKPTIRGMRITVEQILRALSSGITEKELLEEYPELEKKDFQAVFAYATNLVEEEQIFPVHISA encoded by the coding sequence ATGGATACAAATGAAAATCTGCTGTCAAGAATCACCATTAATCCAAATATTATGGTGGGCAAACCAACGATAAGGGGCATGAGAATCACTGTTGAGCAAATACTCAGGGCACTTTCCAGCGGGATTACCGAAAAAGAACTGCTTGAAGAATATCCCGAACTTGAGAAAAAAGATTTCCAGGCTGTTTTTGCATATGCGACCAATTTGGTAGAAGAAGAACAGATTTTTCCAGTTCACATTTCTGCATGA
- a CDS encoding nitroreductase family protein yields MTLFTIDHEKCDKDGICALECPAHIIEMTDNCPVPSVGAEEICIRCGHCVAVCPRGAFTLNFLSPEECMPVKKELALDAAHTEHFLRSRRAVRRYRDKPVPRDLFEKALGIACCAPTGSNRQEVQWLVIDNKDDVKKIAAHVIEWMRYVVKTRPELALPLNMQTLIQHWEQGSDRICRDAPQLVFAHASNEFGSAAADCHTALAYLELALPGFGLGSCWAGYVNYAAGQWPALADFLSFSENHSCHGVLMVGFPKFKYFRAPKRNNPVVRYHGEQHFHKIF; encoded by the coding sequence ATGACCCTGTTTACAATCGACCATGAAAAATGCGACAAAGACGGCATCTGCGCGTTAGAATGCCCGGCCCACATTATTGAAATGACAGACAACTGTCCGGTTCCCTCAGTGGGCGCCGAAGAGATCTGTATCCGGTGCGGCCATTGTGTGGCCGTGTGCCCCCGGGGAGCCTTTACCCTGAATTTTCTTTCCCCGGAAGAGTGCATGCCCGTCAAAAAGGAACTGGCCCTGGATGCCGCGCACACGGAGCATTTTTTGCGGTCCCGCAGGGCGGTCAGACGCTACCGGGACAAACCCGTTCCCAGGGATCTTTTTGAAAAAGCGCTGGGCATTGCCTGTTGTGCGCCCACAGGCAGCAACCGCCAGGAAGTTCAATGGCTGGTGATCGACAACAAAGACGATGTAAAAAAAATCGCGGCCCATGTGATTGAATGGATGCGGTATGTGGTAAAAACCCGCCCGGAACTTGCCTTGCCGTTGAACATGCAGACCCTGATCCAACACTGGGAACAAGGCAGTGACAGGATCTGCCGGGATGCCCCCCAGCTGGTGTTCGCCCATGCATCCAATGAATTCGGCAGCGCCGCCGCTGACTGCCATACGGCACTGGCCTACCTGGAACTGGCCCTGCCCGGATTTGGCCTGGGTTCCTGCTGGGCCGGATATGTCAACTATGCGGCAGGCCAGTGGCCGGCTCTTGCAGATTTTTTGTCTTTTTCTGAAAACCATTCCTGCCACGGAGTACTCATGGTCGGCTTTCCAAAATTCAAATATTTCCGTGCCCCCAAAAGGAACAATCCCGTTGTCCGGTATCATGGTGAACAGCATTTTCACAAAATATTTTGA
- a CDS encoding gamma carbonic anhydrase family protein — MPLYAFKAHTPRIHPSVFVAPSAQIIGNVRIGRDSSVWFQTVIRGDLDAITIGEKTNIQDLCMCHADEGIPLTIGHGITIGHRSVIHGCTIGDGCLVGMGAVIMNQAVIGEGSVIAAGAVVLENTVIPPHSLVTGSPGKVKKTYDNPEQLAESIRAMSDSYLESARSFLSPGSFYEIK; from the coding sequence ATGCCACTGTACGCGTTTAAAGCCCATACTCCCCGGATTCACCCATCCGTGTTTGTCGCCCCCTCGGCCCAGATCATCGGCAATGTCCGCATCGGCAGAGATTCTTCCGTCTGGTTTCAGACGGTCATCCGGGGAGATCTGGACGCGATCACCATTGGCGAAAAAACCAATATCCAGGATCTGTGCATGTGCCACGCGGATGAAGGCATTCCCCTGACCATCGGCCATGGCATCACCATCGGCCACAGAAGTGTGATCCACGGATGTACCATTGGAGACGGCTGCCTTGTCGGCATGGGTGCTGTCATCATGAACCAGGCAGTGATCGGAGAAGGCTCGGTCATCGCAGCCGGTGCGGTGGTGCTGGAAAACACCGTGATACCGCCTCATTCCCTTGTCACCGGTTCGCCCGGAAAGGTGAAAAAGACCTATGACAATCCGGAACAGCTTGCCGAAAGCATCCGTGCCATGTCAGACAGCTATCTGGAAAGCGCGCGGTCATTTTTGTCCCCCGGCTCTTTTTATGAGATAAAGTGA